From a region of the Betta splendens chromosome 5, fBetSpl5.4, whole genome shotgun sequence genome:
- the synprb gene encoding synaptoporin b, whose translation MCMVIFAPIFAICAFATCGGYSGRLQVKVDCADRRQSNLSISIDFGYPFRLQQVHFRAPLCEARREEVLFLDQDASAAAQYFVSVGVFAFLYSLLATVVYVFYQDKYLRNNRGPLVDFLVTIIFSIMWLVSSCCWAKGLSDIKSATNPTQVLLLISACRAQENRCTATQEPPWSRLNTSVVFGFVNVVLWGGNIWFVFKETGWYKTGQRYPNRSASGKRNGMRQRLYSESSFEQPEESGAAHSQCREVQRQGSVKQGSGSLGLPQTYLGKPGPGESGAPPASRGPMILVNEM comes from the exons ATGTGTATGGTCATATTTGCTCCG attTTCGCCATCTGTGCTTTTGCAACATGTGGAGGCTACTCAGGCCGACTCCAGGTTAAAGTGGACTGtgcagacaggaggcagagtaacctcagcatcagcatcgaCTTCGGGTATCCCTTCAG GCTGCAGCAAGTGCATTTCCGTGCTCCTTTGTGTGAGGCCAGAAGGGAAGAGGTGCTTTTCCTGGACCAAGATGCGTCCGCCGCTGCTCAGTATTTTGTTTCCGTGGGCGTTTTCGCTTTCCTCTACTCCCTGCTGGCAACCGTCGTCTACGTCTTCTACCAGGACAAGTACCTGAGGAACAACAGGGGTCCGCTAGTG GATTTCCTCGTTACAATCATCTTCTCCATCATGTGGCtggtcagcagctgctgttgggCCAAGGGTCTGTCTGACATCAAGTCAGCCACTAACCCGACACAGGTTCTGCTGCTCATCTCAGCCTGCAGAGCTCAAGAGAACAGGTGCACAGCGACCCAGGAGCCCCCGTGGTCCCGTCTCAACACGTCTGTG GTGTTTGGCTTCGTGAACGTTGTCCTTTGGGGTGGAAACATTTGGTTCGTCTTCAAGGAGACAGGATGGTACAAGACGGGTCAGAGGTACCCGAACCGCAGCGCTTCGGGCAAACGCAACGGGATGCGACAGCGTCTCTACAGCGAGAGCAGCTTCGAGCAGCCGGAGGAGAGCGGCGCCGCCCACAGTCAGTGCAGGGAGGTCCAGAGGCAAGGCAGCGTGAAGCAAGGCAGCGGGAGCCTCGGCCTGCCCCAGACGTACCTGGGTAAACCGGGCCCTGGTGAGAGCGGGGCTCCACCGGCGTCGCGAGGGCCCATGATATTGGTCAATGAGATGTGA
- the LOC114855097 gene encoding green-sensitive opsin-like: MAWDKGIEPNGTEGNNFYIPMSNRTGLVRSPYEYDQYYMADPIWFKLLALYMFFLICTGTPLNGLTLLVTVQHKRLRQPLNYILVNLAVAGLIMCFFGFTITITSAVNGYFILGATACTFEGFLATLGGQVSLWSLVVLAIERYIVVCKPMGSFKFSGTHAGAGVFFTWIMALSCSAPPLFGWSRYIPEGLQCSCGPDYYTLAPGYNNESYVMYMFAVHFFTPVFIIFFTYGSLVLTVKAAAAQQQESESTQKAQREVTRMCFLMVLGFLTAWTPYATFSAWIFMNKGAAFSPLTAAIPAFFAKSSALYNPIIYVLLNKQFRNCMLSTVGMGGMVEDESSVSASKTEVSSVS, from the exons ATGGCGTGGGATAAAGGAATTGAACCTAATGGCACCGAGGGCAACAACTTCTACATCCCCATGTCCAACCGGACGGGCTTGGTCAGAAGCCCTTATGAGTATGACCAGTATTACATGGCGGATCCCATCTGGTTCAAGCTCTTAGCTCTCTACATGTTCTTCCTCATCTGCACCGGGACCCCCCTCAACGGCCTGACGCTGCTGGTGACCGTTCAGCACAAGAGGCTCCGACAGCCCCTCAACTACATCCTGGTCAACCTGGCTGTGGCCGGACTCATCATGTGCTTCTTTGGgttcaccatcaccatcacgtCCGCTGTCAATGGCTACTTCATCCTGGGAGCCACAGCCTGCACCTTCGAGGGATTCTTGGCCACACTCGGGG GTCAGGTgtctctctggtctctggtggTCCTGGCCATCGAGCGATACATTGTGGTCTGCAAACCCATGGGAAGCTTCAAGTTCAGCGGGACTCACGCAGGAGCTGGAGTGTTTTTCACCTGGATCATGGCTCTGTCCTGTTCCGCGCCACCACTTTTCGGCTGGTCCAG GTACATCCCGGAGGGGTTGCAGTGCTCCTGTGGACCCGACTACTACACCTTGGCCCCGGGCTACAACAACGAATCATACGTCATGTACATGTTTGCTGTGCACTTCTTCACTCccgtcttcatcatcttcttcaCATACGGGAGCCTGGTGCTCACAGTCAAAGCT GCGGCcgcccagcagcaggagtcGGAGTCCACCCAGAAGGCCCAGAGGGAGGTGACCCGCATGTGCTTCCTGATGGTGCTGGGCTTCCTCACGGCCTGGACGCCGTACGCCACCTTCAGCGCCTGGATCTTCATGAACAAGGGCGCTGCCTTCTCCCCGCTGACCGCCGCCATCCCTGCCTTCTTCGCGAAGAGCTCCGCGCTCTACAACCCCATCATTTACGTGCTGCTGAACAAACAG TTCCGTAACTGCATGCTGAGCACCGTGGGCATGGGAGGCATGGTGGAGGACGAGAGTTCTGTTTCTGCCAGCAAAACTGAAGTGTCCTCCGTCTCTTAA
- the LOC114855678 gene encoding green-sensitive opsin-like isoform X1 has translation MVWDKGIVPNGTEGKNFYIPMNNQTGVVRNPFEYQQYYLADPIWFKFLALYMFFLICTGTPINGLTLLVTAQHKRLRQPLNYILVNLAVAGLIMCCFGFTITITSAVNGYFILGATACAVEGFMATLGGEVALWSLVVLAIERYIVVCKPMGSFKFTGTHAGAGVIFTWIMALSCSAPPLFGWSRYIPEGMQCSCGPDYYTLAPGYNNESYVMYMFAVHFFTPVFIIFFAYGSLVLTVKAVSQLLYKMDSIFVVSANASSVFPQAAAQQQESESTQKAQREVTRMCVLMIFGFLIAWTPYASFSGWIFLNKGASFTALTAAIPAFFAKSSALYNPIIYVLMNKQFRNCMLSTVGMGGMVEDESSVSASKTEVSSVS, from the exons ATGGTGTGGGATAAAGGAATCGTCCCCAATGGCACCGAGGGCAAGAACTTCTACATCCCCATGAACAACCAGACTGGAGTCGTCAGGAATCCCTTTGAATACCAGCAGTACTATTTGGCAGATCCCATCTGGTTCAAGTTCTTAGCTCTCTACATGTTCTTCCTCATCTGCACCGGGACCCCCATCAACGGCCTGACGCTGTTGGTGACCGCTCAGCACAAGAGGCTCCGGCAGCCCCTCAACTACATCCTGGTCAACCTGGCTGTGGCCGGACTCATCATGTGCTGCTTTGGgttcaccatcaccatcacgtCCGCTGTCAACGGCTACTTCATCCTGGGAGCCACAGCCTGTGCCGTGGAGGGCTTCATGGCCACACTCGGGG GTGAAGTcgctctctggtctctggtggTCCTGGCCATCGAGCGATACATTGTGGTCTGCAAACCCATGGGGAGCTTCAAGTTTACCGGGACTCACGCAGGAGCTGGAGTCATTTTCACCTGGATCATGGCTCTGTCCTGTTCCGCGCCACCACTTTTCGGCTGGTCCAG GTACATCCCCGAGGGCATGCAGTGCTCCTGTGGACCCGACTACTACACCTTGGCCCCGGGCTACAACAACGAATCATACGTCATGTACATGTTTGCTGTGCACTTCTTCACTCccgtcttcatcatcttcttcgCTTATGGAAGCCTGGTGCTCACAGTCAAAGCTGTAAGTCAGTTACTCTACAAAATGGACTCAATCTTTGTTGTCAGTGCTAATGCATCTTCTGTTTTTCCCCAGGCGGCcgcccagcagcaggagtcGGAGTCGACCCAGAAGGCCCAGAGGGAGGTGACCCGTATGTGCGTGTTGATGATCTTTGGCTTCCTAATAGCCTGGACGCCGTACGCCTCGTTCAGCGGTTGGATCTTCTTGAACAAAGGGGCTTCCTTCACGGCACTAACGGCCGCCATCCCTGCCTTCTTTGCAAAGAGCTCTGCTCTTTATAACCCCATCATTTATGTGCTGATGAACAAACAG TTCCGTAACTGCATGCTGAGCACCGTGGGCATGGGAGGCATGGTGGAGGACGAGAGTTCAGTTTCTGCCAGCAAAACTGAAGTGTCCTCCGTCTCTTAA
- the LOC114855098 gene encoding green-sensitive opsin-like, whose protein sequence is MAWDKGIQPNGTEGRNFYIPMSNRTGIVRSPFEYQQYYLADPIMFKLLAFYMFFLICTGTPINALTLFVTARHKRLRQPLNYILVNLAVAGLIMCAFGFTITITSALNGYFILGATACAVEGFMATLGGEVALWSLVVLAIERYIVVCKPMGSFKFSGTHAGAGVLFTWIMALACAAPPLFGWSRYLPEGMQCSCGPDYYTLAEGFNNESYVIYMFVVHFFTPVFIIFFAYGSLVLTVKAAAAKQQESESTQKAQREVTNMCVLMVLGFLIAWTPYATFSGWIFMNKGASFTAMTAAIPAFFAKSSALYNPIIYVLMNKQFRNCMLSTVGMGGMVEDESSVSASKTEVSSVA, encoded by the exons ATGGCGTGGGATAAAGGGATTCAGCCCAATGGCACCGAGGGCAGGAACTTCTACATCCCCATGTCCAACCGGACCGGGATTGTTAGGAGCCCTTTTGAATACCAGCAGTACTATTTGGCGGATCCCATAATGTTCAAGCTCTTAGCTTTCTACATGTTCTTCCTCATCTGCACCGGGACCCCCATCAACGCTCTGACTTTGTTCGTGACCGCTCGGCACAAGAGGCTCCGACAGCCCCTCAACTACATCCTGGTCAACCTGGCTGTGGCCGGACTCATCATGTGCGCGTTTGGgttcaccatcaccatcacgtCTGCGCTGAATGGCTACTTCATCCTGGGAGCCACAGCCTGTGCCGTGGAGGGCTTCATGGCCACACTCGGGG GTGAAGTcgctctctggtctctggtggTCCTGGCCATCGAGCGATACATTGTGGTCTGCAAACCCATGGGAAGCTTCAAGTTCAGCGGGACTCACGCAGGAGCTGGCGTCCTCTTCACCTGGATCATGGCTCTGGCCTGTGCTGCGCCTCCACTCTTTGGTTGGTCCAG GTACCTCCCTGAGGGCATGCAGTGCTCCTGTGGACCCGACTACTACACTTTAGCTGAAGGCTTCAACAACGAATCATACGTCATCTACATGTTTGTTGTCCACTTCTTCACTCCAGTCTTCATCATTTTCTTTGCTTACGGTAGCCTCGTGCTCACAGTCAAAGCT gCGGCCGCGAAGCAGCAGGAGTCAGAGTCCACCCAGAAGGCCCAGAGGGAGGTGACCAATATGTGCGTGTTGATGGTGCTCGGCTTCCTAATAGCCTGGACGCCGTACGCCACGTTCAGCGGCTGGATATTCATGAACAAAGGGGCTTCCTTCACGGCCATGACCGCCGCCATCCCTGCCTTCTTCGCAAAGAGCTCCGCGCTTTACAACCCCATCATTTACGTGCTGATGAACAAACAG TTCCGTAACTGCATGCTGAGCACCGTGGGCATGGGAGGCATGGTGGAGGACGAGAGTTCAGTTTCTGCCAGCAAAACTGAAGTGTCCTCTGTCGCCTAA
- the LOC114855678 gene encoding green-sensitive opsin-like isoform X2 yields the protein MVWDKGIVPNGTEGKNFYIPMNNQTGVVRNPFEYQQYYLADPIWFKFLALYMFFLICTGTPINGLTLLVTAQHKRLRQPLNYILVNLAVAGLIMCCFGFTITITSAVNGYFILGATACAVEGFMATLGGEVALWSLVVLAIERYIVVCKPMGSFKFTGTHAGAGVIFTWIMALSCSAPPLFGWSRYIPEGMQCSCGPDYYTLAPGYNNESYVMYMFAVHFFTPVFIIFFAYGSLVLTVKAAAAQQQESESTQKAQREVTRMCVLMIFGFLIAWTPYASFSGWIFLNKGASFTALTAAIPAFFAKSSALYNPIIYVLMNKQFRNCMLSTVGMGGMVEDESSVSASKTEVSSVS from the exons ATGGTGTGGGATAAAGGAATCGTCCCCAATGGCACCGAGGGCAAGAACTTCTACATCCCCATGAACAACCAGACTGGAGTCGTCAGGAATCCCTTTGAATACCAGCAGTACTATTTGGCAGATCCCATCTGGTTCAAGTTCTTAGCTCTCTACATGTTCTTCCTCATCTGCACCGGGACCCCCATCAACGGCCTGACGCTGTTGGTGACCGCTCAGCACAAGAGGCTCCGGCAGCCCCTCAACTACATCCTGGTCAACCTGGCTGTGGCCGGACTCATCATGTGCTGCTTTGGgttcaccatcaccatcacgtCCGCTGTCAACGGCTACTTCATCCTGGGAGCCACAGCCTGTGCCGTGGAGGGCTTCATGGCCACACTCGGGG GTGAAGTcgctctctggtctctggtggTCCTGGCCATCGAGCGATACATTGTGGTCTGCAAACCCATGGGGAGCTTCAAGTTTACCGGGACTCACGCAGGAGCTGGAGTCATTTTCACCTGGATCATGGCTCTGTCCTGTTCCGCGCCACCACTTTTCGGCTGGTCCAG GTACATCCCCGAGGGCATGCAGTGCTCCTGTGGACCCGACTACTACACCTTGGCCCCGGGCTACAACAACGAATCATACGTCATGTACATGTTTGCTGTGCACTTCTTCACTCccgtcttcatcatcttcttcgCTTATGGAAGCCTGGTGCTCACAGTCAAAGCT GCGGCcgcccagcagcaggagtcGGAGTCGACCCAGAAGGCCCAGAGGGAGGTGACCCGTATGTGCGTGTTGATGATCTTTGGCTTCCTAATAGCCTGGACGCCGTACGCCTCGTTCAGCGGTTGGATCTTCTTGAACAAAGGGGCTTCCTTCACGGCACTAACGGCCGCCATCCCTGCCTTCTTTGCAAAGAGCTCTGCTCTTTATAACCCCATCATTTATGTGCTGATGAACAAACAG TTCCGTAACTGCATGCTGAGCACCGTGGGCATGGGAGGCATGGTGGAGGACGAGAGTTCAGTTTCTGCCAGCAAAACTGAAGTGTCCTCCGTCTCTTAA
- the slc6a22.2 gene encoding solute carrier family 6 member 22, tandem duplicate 2 encodes MSGPSPGRGPEPTPPRAQQREQWANRVEFILAVAGHIVGLGNVWRFPYLCYKNGGGVFFIPYVLFLFTCGIPLFFLETSLGQFTSQGGITCWRKLCPLFEGVGYGSQVVVLYTGVYYIIILAWTFLYLFSCFRAELPWSSCHNSWNTVGCFEFGHNQTSPQQLDGNGTSSVVEFWERRILGLSSGIDTMGSVRWDLALCLLLAWTVCYFCIWNGVKTTGKVVYFTATFPYVMLIVLLVRGLTLPGAKDGIIFYLYPDPSRLSDPEVWMDAGSQIFYSYGVCTGVLTSLGSYNKYNNNCYRDCVYLCLLNSLTSFVAGFAIFSVLGFMAKEQNVDISLVAESGPGLAFIAYPRAVALMPLPQLWAIFFFIMLIFLGLDSEFVYQESLVTTISDMYPAFFHNGCRRKLLLLGINAGSFLVGLLMVTEGGLYIFQLFDYYACSGMTLLFFAIFQSVCIGWIYGADQHYDNIEAMIGYRPWPLMKYCWQYFTPLVCACTFLFSLVKYTPLKFNSTYEYPWWGYAIGGFFTLSSTLLVPLWMLYAVTATPGTLRQRLTILCSPAKDLPSSTLKKATNSAAFQTFTGFYTLRTPEDQSSSLI; translated from the exons ATGAGTGGGCCGAGCCCCGGGAGGGGCCCGGAGCCGACGCCGCCCAGAGCCCAGCAGAGAGAGCAGTGGGCCAACAGGGTGGAGTTCATCCTGGCAGTGGCTGGACACATAGTCGGCCTGGGGAACGTCTGGAGGTTTCCGTACCTGTGCTACAAAAACGGAGGAG GGGTTTTCTTCATCCCttatgttctgtttttgttcaccTGTGGGATCCCACTCTTCTTCCTGGAGACGTCTCTGGGCCAGTTCACCAGTCAGGGCGGCATCACGTGCTGGAGAAAGCTCTGCCCTCTCTTTGAAG GTGTGGGCTACGGCAGCCAGGTGGTTGTGTTGTACACGGGCGTGTATTACATCATCATTCTGGCCTGGACCTTTCTCTACCTCTTTTCATGCTTCAGGGCTGAGCTTCCGTGGTCCAGTTGTCACAACAGCTGGAACACAG TCGGCTGCTTCGAGTTCGGACACAATCAAACCTCcccccagcagctggatggaAACGGCACGTCTTCAGTTGTGGAGTTCTGGGA ACGGAGAATCTTGGGTTTGTCCAGTGGAATCGACACAATGGGGAGCGTTCGCTGGGACCTGGCCCTTTGTCTGCTCCTGGCCTGGACTGTGTGCTACTTCTGCATCTGGAACGGAGTCAAGACCACGGGGAAG GTGGTCTACTTCACCGCCACGTTTCCGTACGTGATGCTGATCGTGCTGCTCGTTCGTGGTCTCACGCTGCCTGGTGCCAAGGACGGGATCATCTTCTACCTCTACCCGGACCCATCGCGGCTCTCTGATCCAGAG GTGTGGATGGATGCCGGCAGCCAGATCTTCTACTCCTACGGTGTTTGCACGGGCGTCCTGACGTCTTTAGGAAGCTACAACAagtacaacaacaactgctacAG GGACTGCGTGTACCTGTGCCTGTTGAACAGCCTCACCAGCTTCGTGGCCGGCTTCGCCATCTTCTCCGTGCTCGGGTTCATGGCCAAGGAGCAGAATGTGGACATATCGCTGGTGGCTGAGTCAG GTCCGGGGCTGGCGTTCATCGCGTACCCTCGCGCGGTGGCCTTGATGCCGCTGCCTCAGCTCTGGGCGATCTTCTTCTTCATTATGCTGATATTCCTCGGGTTGGACAGCGAG TTTGTGTATCAGGAGTCCCTGGTCACAACCATCTCCGACATGTATCCAGCGTTTTTTCACAATGGCTGTCGGCGTAAGCTCCTTCTCCTTGGGATCAATGCAGGAAGTTTTCTTGTTGGCCTTCTGATGGTGACAGAG GGAGGCCTTTATATTTTCCAGCTGTTTGACTACTATGCCTGCAGCGGGATGACGCTGCTGTTCTTTGCAATTTTCCAGTCTGTCTGTATTGGATGGATCTACG GTGCCGATCAGCACTACGACAACATAGAGGCCATGATTGGATATCGACCGTGGCCGCTCATGAAGTACTGTTGGCAGTACTTTACGCCGCTCGTCTGTGCT TGCACGTTCCTCTTCTCGCTGGTCAAATACACGCCGCTCAAGTTCAACAGCACCTATGAGTACCCGTGGTGGGGCTACGCCATCGGAGGCTTTTTCACTCTGTCGTCTACGCTGCTGGTCCCTCTGTGGATGCTGTACGCCGTGACGGCCACTCCAGGAACGCTGAGACAG AGGCTGACGATCCTGTGCTCTCCAGCCAAGGACTTACCAAGCTCAACATTAAAGAAAGCAACCAATTCTGCAGCATTTCAGACGTTCACTGGCTTCTACACACTGCGCACACCCGAAGATCAGAGCTCATCTCTTATTTAA